The proteins below come from a single Fusobacterium sp. genomic window:
- a CDS encoding M20/M25/M40 family metallo-hydrolase yields the protein MNKKRMIENFIEMIKIHSPSNNEGIYAEYLINLLKELGGEIYLDNGYKNYGGNAPVIFAKFKGNSSEKGITLAAHMDVIEPSSNINPIIENNIIKTDGTTTLGGDDKAGIASIIEVLRTIKENKLNHRDIFVLLTPCEEAGMLGAKNIDWTSVPAAMKPAINMLVIDNAGKAGLIAHTAPSKYGISFTFTGKKAHAGIEPEKGINAICIAAHAISNMKIGRIDEFTTSNIGSIKSDFPTNVVSDCCVFTAELRGHSEEKIIEMLNNYEEACKNASLLFGGKYTIEKSHDYPALKPKDDLKFAKEFAKIYEEIGIHPELKIIGGGSDSNILAKEGFNSIIIGVGMYDVHTVNEYLVTDDLFKTTEAILKYIIK from the coding sequence ATGAATAAAAAAAGAATGATAGAAAATTTCATAGAAATGATAAAGATACACTCTCCTTCTAATAATGAAGGGATATATGCTGAATACTTAATAAACCTTTTAAAAGAGCTTGGTGGGGAAATTTACTTAGATAATGGATATAAAAATTATGGAGGAAATGCTCCTGTTATTTTTGCAAAATTCAAAGGAAATTCATCTGAAAAAGGAATAACCTTAGCTGCTCATATGGATGTAATCGAACCATCTTCAAATATAAATCCTATAATAGAAAATAATATAATAAAAACTGATGGAACTACTACTTTAGGTGGAGATGACAAAGCTGGAATAGCTAGTATCATTGAAGTTTTAAGAACTATTAAAGAAAATAAATTAAATCATAGAGATATTTTTGTATTATTAACTCCTTGTGAAGAAGCTGGTATGCTTGGTGCAAAGAATATTGATTGGACTTCTGTTCCTGCTGCTATGAAACCAGCTATAAATATGCTTGTTATAGATAATGCTGGTAAAGCTGGACTCATTGCTCATACTGCTCCTAGTAAATATGGAATATCTTTTACATTTACTGGAAAAAAAGCTCATGCAGGAATAGAACCTGAAAAAGGAATTAATGCTATATGTATAGCTGCTCATGCTATATCTAATATGAAAATAGGACGTATTGATGAATTTACTACTTCCAATATAGGAAGTATCAAATCTGATTTTCCAACTAATGTAGTTTCTGATTGTTGTGTATTTACTGCTGAATTAAGAGGCCATTCTGAAGAAAAAATTATTGAAATGTTAAATAATTATGAAGAAGCATGTAAAAATGCCTCTCTCTTATTTGGTGGAAAATATACTATAGAAAAAAGTCATGATTATCCAGCTCTCAAACCAAAAGATGATTTGAAATTTGCTAAAGAATTTGCTAAAATTTATGAAGAGATTGGTATTCACCCAGAACTAAAAATAATTGGTGGTGGGTCTGATAGCAATATTCTAGCAAAAGAAGGTTTCAATTCTATAATCATTGGTGTTGGAATGTATGATGTTCATACTGTTAATGAATATCTTGTCACTGATGATTTATTTAAAACTACAGAGGCTATTTTGAAGTATATTATAAAATAA
- a CDS encoding amidohydrolase, whose amino-acid sequence MNKNELKERVLAAIKENKEIIIAAGRKIYSNPEFGYKEFETTKTVSDFFKNELGLEVEEKIAYTGCRARINEDKSGPKVAILGELDGISCSEHPDANSIGASHTCGHNVQIAGMLGAAVGLIKSGVFKELDGKIDFIATPAEEFIELAYRSKLKAEGHIKYFGGKQELIRKGAFDDVDMSIMFHALDTGDKKVLVGPESNGFIGKEIKFIGKESHAGSAPYEGINALNAAMLAINNVNAQRETFKEADRVRFHPIITKGGDIVNVVPADVRMESYVRARTIDSMIDANKKVNRALIAGAMAVGAEIEITELPGYLPILKHDDMEKVLRDNLHFIGLTDDDIIDGGDFTGSFDFGDVSHIIPTLHPMFGGVKGALHTRGYSIIDEEYAYLAPAESMALTVVDLLFDGAEIGKGILKNFKPAMTKEEYLTFMESNDKTIKA is encoded by the coding sequence ATGAATAAAAATGAATTAAAAGAAAGAGTCCTTGCAGCTATTAAAGAAAATAAAGAAATTATAATAGCAGCAGGAAGAAAAATATATTCAAATCCTGAATTTGGATATAAAGAATTTGAAACAACAAAAACTGTAAGTGATTTTTTCAAAAATGAACTTGGATTGGAAGTTGAAGAAAAGATAGCTTATACAGGATGCAGAGCTAGAATAAATGAAGATAAATCTGGACCTAAAGTGGCTATTCTTGGAGAGCTTGATGGGATATCTTGTTCTGAACATCCAGATGCCAACAGTATTGGAGCTTCTCACACTTGTGGACACAATGTTCAAATTGCTGGTATGCTTGGAGCTGCAGTAGGACTTATCAAATCAGGCGTTTTTAAAGAACTTGATGGTAAGATAGATTTCATTGCAACTCCTGCTGAAGAATTTATTGAACTTGCTTATAGAAGTAAATTAAAAGCTGAGGGACACATCAAATATTTTGGTGGAAAACAAGAGCTTATCAGAAAAGGTGCATTTGATGATGTAGATATGAGTATCATGTTCCATGCACTTGATACTGGAGATAAAAAAGTACTTGTAGGACCTGAAAGTAATGGATTTATTGGAAAAGAAATTAAGTTCATTGGAAAAGAATCACATGCAGGTTCTGCTCCATATGAAGGTATAAATGCTTTAAATGCAGCTATGCTTGCTATTAATAATGTAAATGCTCAAAGAGAGACTTTTAAAGAAGCTGATAGAGTAAGATTCCATCCAATTATTACAAAAGGTGGGGATATTGTTAATGTTGTTCCTGCTGATGTAAGAATGGAATCATATGTAAGAGCCAGAACTATTGATAGTATGATTGATGCTAATAAAAAAGTAAACAGAGCTCTTATCGCTGGAGCTATGGCTGTTGGAGCTGAGATAGAAATAACTGAACTTCCTGGATATCTTCCTATCCTAAAGCATGATGATATGGAGAAAGTTTTAAGAGATAATCTTCATTTTATAGGTCTTACAGATGATGATATTATAGATGGGGGAGATTTCACTGGGTCATTTGATTTTGGTGATGTATCTCATATCATTCCTACACTTCATCCAATGTTTGGTGGTGTAAAAGGAGCTCTTCACACTAGAGGATACTCTATTATTGATGAAGAATATGCTTACCTTGCCCCAGCTGAATCTATGGCTCTTACAGTGGTAGATTTATTATTTGATGGAGCTGAAATAGGAAAGGGAATCCTTAAAAATTTCAAACCTGCTATGACAAAAGAAGAATATCTTACTTTTATGGAATCTAATGATAAAACTATAAAAGCATAA
- a CDS encoding LysR family transcriptional regulator: MTLRHIKIFLAVCKYNNVTMAAKELFIAQPAASLAIKELEEYYGIKLFDRISKRLYITEPGRKFLSYASHITSLFDEMEKELKCHDLFNNLKIGATIATGTYFMPKYVEKFAEIYPSVKINVYIENSKVIENKLLTNELDLAIIDGIIHSENIISNPILDDKLVIICSPENPLAQKETVSLEEIKNQNFLLRERGSGTRELFDSILFSRGITIEPLWESISTRALVIAVQQNIGIAVLPYYLVKEELEKKIVSRVKIKNIKFVRKFNIIYHKNKYLSSSAVSFIEMCKNMEK; this comes from the coding sequence ATGACATTGAGACATATCAAAATTTTTTTGGCAGTATGTAAATATAACAATGTAACTATGGCAGCAAAGGAGCTCTTTATAGCACAGCCAGCTGCAAGCCTGGCTATAAAGGAATTAGAAGAATATTATGGAATAAAACTTTTTGACAGGATATCCAAAAGACTTTATATAACAGAACCAGGAAGAAAATTTTTAAGTTATGCTTCTCATATAACTTCTCTTTTTGATGAAATGGAAAAAGAATTAAAATGTCATGATTTATTTAATAATTTAAAAATAGGAGCTACTATTGCTACTGGAACATATTTCATGCCAAAATATGTTGAAAAATTTGCTGAAATATATCCAAGTGTAAAAATAAATGTATATATAGAAAACTCAAAAGTAATAGAAAATAAGCTTCTGACAAATGAACTTGATCTTGCTATAATTGATGGAATAATACACTCTGAAAATATTATAAGTAACCCTATTTTGGATGATAAGCTTGTAATAATATGCAGCCCTGAAAATCCTTTAGCACAGAAAGAAACTGTTTCTCTGGAAGAAATAAAAAATCAAAATTTTCTTTTGAGGGAAAGAGGAAGTGGAACAAGAGAATTATTTGACAGTATACTTTTTTCAAGAGGAATAACTATAGAACCACTATGGGAAAGTATCAGTACAAGGGCTCTAGTGATTGCTGTACAACAAAATATAGGAATAGCAGTATTACCTTATTATCTGGTAAAAGAGGAACTTGAAAAGAAAATAGTTTCCAGAGTTAAAATAAAAAATATTAAATTTGTGAGAAAGTTTAATATCATTTATCACAAAAATAAATATTTAAGTTCTTCAGCAGTGTCTTTTATTGAAATGTGTAAAAATATGGAAAAATAA
- a CDS encoding chromate transporter, translating into METLTLQKKNYWKLFTTMLYLSAFTFGGGFVIVSLMRKKFVKEYHWIDEKEILNLIAIAQSSPGSLSINISILVGYKLAGIPGTLISITATALPPLITLSIVSFFYISFKDNVTINALMKGMQAAIAAIIFDVTFSLAKDVVKRKELIFSLMTIAVFIAVYFFEINIIFIVLVCGFIGAISSSCKFKTQNL; encoded by the coding sequence ATGGAAACTTTAACTTTACAGAAAAAAAATTACTGGAAGCTTTTTACAACCATGCTTTACCTTAGTGCGTTTACATTTGGGGGAGGATTTGTGATTGTTTCTCTTATGAGAAAAAAATTTGTAAAAGAATATCATTGGATAGATGAAAAGGAAATATTGAACCTTATAGCCATTGCTCAATCTTCTCCTGGTTCTTTATCTATTAATATATCTATCTTGGTTGGTTACAAACTGGCAGGTATTCCAGGTACATTAATCTCTATCACAGCTACAGCACTTCCACCACTTATTACATTATCAATAGTTTCATTCTTTTATATATCTTTTAAAGATAATGTCACTATAAATGCTCTAATGAAAGGCATGCAGGCTGCTATTGCAGCAATTATTTTTGATGTTACATTTTCTCTGGCTAAAGATGTAGTAAAAAGAAAAGAGTTAATCTTTAGTTTAATGACAATAGCAGTATTTATTGCAGTATATTTCTTTGAAATTAATATTATATTTATAGTTTTAGTTTGTGGATTTATTGGTGCAATTTCCAGCAGTTGTAAATTCAAGACTCAAAATCTTTAA
- a CDS encoding chromate transporter, which produces MIYLNLFISFFKIGLFSIGGGYAAMPLIKSQVVDLHQWLTLKEFTDIITIAEMTPGSVSLNCATFVGIQIAGIKGALVATLGCITPSFIVVMIFTFLYFKYGDLKIIKGVLRGLRPAVVGLIASAGTTIALIAFFENKITIQEKHINYISIMIFLCAVIALRKFKINPICVMLVSGIFGIGIYRFLV; this is translated from the coding sequence ATGATATATTTAAATTTATTTATAAGCTTTTTCAAAATAGGGCTATTTAGTATAGGAGGAGGATATGCAGCAATGCCTCTTATCAAATCCCAAGTTGTTGATCTTCACCAATGGCTGACATTAAAAGAGTTTACAGATATTATAACTATTGCTGAAATGACTCCAGGTTCTGTATCATTAAATTGTGCTACATTTGTGGGAATACAAATAGCAGGAATAAAAGGTGCTCTGGTTGCTACTCTTGGATGCATTACTCCTTCTTTTATTGTAGTTATGATCTTTACATTTCTTTATTTTAAATATGGAGATCTCAAAATTATCAAAGGTGTTTTAAGGGGATTACGTCCTGCAGTTGTTGGTCTTATAGCTTCTGCTGGAACTACAATAGCACTTATTGCTTTCTTTGAAAATAAAATAACTATTCAGGAAAAACATATTAATTATATATCAATAATGATCTTTCTTTGTGCTGTTATAGCTCTTAGGAAATTTAAAATAAATCCAATTTGTGTAATGCTTGTATCTGGAATTTTTGGAATAGGTATATATAGATTTTTAGTGTAA
- a CDS encoding LysR family transcriptional regulator: MLDFRIYTFLELCKTLSYTRTAENLHMTQPAVTQHIKFLEEFYKNKLFLYSGRALSLTEYGKLLYRYLVAMNSDSEKIREKLLNFSSSNYILNFGATLTIGEYVIPKVLRNFSSDYPEINVSISVKDTKILLEKLENGDIEFLLVEGFFEKTKYDSFLFSKEEFVAVCSSKNRFSQKEFNFEELLEERIIIREEGSGSRDIFEKILYDNNLSINDFTKKYEIENIRMIKEMVKNNVGITFIYKTAVEKEIKNGEISVIKLKNFHAEREFNFVFLKGSIYKEEYKNWFKFMKKC; the protein is encoded by the coding sequence ATGCTTGATTTTAGAATTTATACATTTCTGGAATTATGTAAGACATTAAGTTATACTAGAACTGCTGAAAATCTTCATATGACGCAACCTGCTGTAACCCAGCACATAAAATTTTTAGAAGAATTTTATAAAAATAAACTTTTTTTATATTCAGGAAGAGCCTTGTCTTTAACAGAATATGGGAAATTATTGTATCGATATTTGGTAGCAATGAATTCTGATTCTGAAAAAATAAGAGAAAAACTATTAAATTTTTCATCAAGTAATTATATTTTAAATTTTGGAGCAACTCTCACAATAGGTGAGTATGTGATTCCTAAGGTATTGAGAAATTTTTCTTCTGATTATCCCGAAATAAATGTATCCATCTCAGTAAAAGATACTAAAATACTGCTTGAAAAATTAGAAAATGGAGATATAGAATTTCTTCTAGTAGAAGGATTTTTTGAAAAAACAAAATATGATTCATTCCTTTTTTCAAAAGAAGAGTTTGTTGCAGTATGTTCTAGTAAAAATAGATTTTCTCAAAAAGAATTTAATTTTGAAGAGCTTTTAGAAGAAAGAATTATAATAAGAGAAGAAGGTTCTGGAAGCAGAGATATTTTTGAAAAAATATTGTATGATAACAATCTTTCTATTAATGATTTTACAAAAAAATATGAAATAGAAAATATAAGAATGATAAAAGAAATGGTAAAAAATAATGTTGGAATAACTTTTATATATAAAACAGCAGTTGAGAAAGAGATTAAAAATGGAGAAATTTCAGTTATAAAATTGAAAAATTTTCATGCAGAAAGAGAATTTAATTTTGTCTTTTTAAAGGGTAGTATATATAAAGAAGAATATAAAAACTGGTTTAAATTTATGAAAAAATGCTGA
- a CDS encoding ClC family H(+)/Cl(-) exchange transporter has product MNSEKTAEDNLKLLQKGSGKLYMLCLGVGVLTGFIVSIYRWGLSYANHIRESIFSHEDLKSPMFLVLVWGGFIAIGLLVDLIAKKYPKTSGSGIPQVKGIILRQLDYVKWGQELIAKFIGGLFGIGCGLSLGREGPSVQLGSYIGYGATKIFKRDSVDKKYLVTSGASAGLAGAFGAPLAGVMFSLEELHKFISSKLLICTFLASIASDFVGRRMFGMETAFNLIVNYPKEINPYLQFGLFVCFGIIIAFFGKIFTMTLIKVQDTYKGAKLPRWAKVSFVMTTSFILCFVLPEVTGGGHELVEEMAGGNRTIQLLAVIFIIKLLFTALSYATGFAGGIFLPMLVLGAILGKIYGILLVNILGVGPEFIPHYMVLGMAGYFVAVVRAPITGAVLILEMTGNFDHLLALVTVSVVAYYITDLLGLEPIYEILYERMPKDVPCEKLEHSKKTIITIPVTGESELDGKRICEIDWSEDVLVVAITRNEHEIIPKGNARIEAGDRITILLPEKKVHIMKESLYKLGTCS; this is encoded by the coding sequence ATGAATTCTGAAAAAACTGCAGAAGATAATTTAAAATTACTGCAAAAAGGAAGCGGAAAACTGTATATGCTCTGTTTAGGAGTTGGAGTATTGACAGGTTTTATTGTTTCTATTTACAGATGGGGATTAAGCTATGCCAATCATATAAGGGAAAGTATTTTCAGTCATGAAGATTTGAAAAGTCCAATGTTTTTGGTGCTGGTATGGGGAGGATTTATAGCTATTGGATTATTAGTGGATTTAATTGCAAAAAAATATCCAAAAACATCTGGGAGTGGAATACCACAAGTAAAAGGAATAATTTTAAGACAGCTTGATTATGTAAAATGGGGCCAAGAATTAATTGCAAAATTTATAGGAGGGCTATTTGGAATTGGATGTGGACTTTCATTAGGAAGAGAAGGGCCTTCAGTGCAATTAGGATCTTATATAGGATATGGAGCTACTAAGATTTTTAAGAGAGACTCTGTTGATAAAAAATATCTTGTAACAAGTGGAGCAAGTGCTGGATTAGCAGGAGCTTTTGGAGCACCTCTAGCTGGAGTTATGTTTAGTTTAGAAGAATTACATAAATTCATATCTTCAAAACTTCTGATATGTACTTTTTTAGCTAGTATTGCATCTGATTTTGTTGGAAGAAGAATGTTTGGAATGGAGACAGCCTTTAATTTAATTGTAAACTATCCTAAAGAAATAAACCCTTATCTTCAATTTGGCTTATTTGTTTGCTTTGGTATAATTATAGCATTTTTTGGAAAAATATTTACAATGACTTTGATAAAAGTTCAAGATACATATAAAGGTGCTAAATTACCAAGATGGGCAAAAGTTTCTTTTGTTATGACAACTTCATTTATTTTATGTTTTGTTTTGCCAGAAGTAACAGGTGGAGGACATGAATTAGTTGAAGAGATGGCAGGAGGAAATAGAACTATACAGTTGCTTGCTGTTATATTTATTATAAAATTATTATTTACTGCATTGTCATACGCAACAGGTTTTGCTGGAGGAATATTTCTTCCAATGTTGGTATTAGGAGCTATATTAGGAAAGATATATGGAATATTGTTAGTTAATATACTAGGTGTAGGACCTGAATTTATACCTCATTATATGGTATTAGGAATGGCAGGATATTTTGTGGCAGTTGTAAGAGCTCCTATAACTGGAGCAGTTCTTATTTTAGAAATGACAGGAAATTTTGATCACTTACTTGCACTTGTAACAGTTTCTGTGGTAGCATACTATATAACTGATTTATTAGGATTAGAACCAATCTATGAAATTCTTTATGAAAGAATGCCAAAAGATGTTCCATGTGAAAAATTAGAACATAGTAAAAAAACTATAATAACTATTCCAGTAACTGGGGAGTCCGAACTAGATGGAAAGAGAATATGTGAAATAGATTGGTCTGAAGATGTTTTAGTAGTAGCTATTACACGAAATGAACATGAAATAATTCCAAAGGGAAATGCTAGAATAGAAGCTGGAGATAGAATAACAATACTTCTTCCAGAAAAGAAAGTTCATATTATGAAGGAGAGTTTATATAAATTAGGTACATGTAGTTAA
- a CDS encoding dicarboxylate/amino acid:cation symporter, producing MAELNKKKSVWEAYRFSIILIGAIILGSIIGTVMGEKAKVFKPFGDLFINGMFTIVVPLVMVTISSSISSMSDMSRLKSILKNLILIFVSTGFVAAIIILIIVNIFPPAQGVNLNIPAAEALKPFQTGDQIVRAITVTDFPELISRKNMLPLILFSIVFGLCVNMVGEKGRKIADGLDALAEVFLKMINLLMYYAPIGLGAYFAALVGEYGKELIGSYTRAMIVYYPLCFAYFIFMFPVYGYIAGGKEGVKSLKHLLSPAITSLATQSSIATLPVNLEAAGKIGVPKDIREIVLPIGATAHMDGTVFSSILKISFLFGIFGVPFTGAGTYISAILLSIVGGVVMSGVPGGGLIGEMLIVTMYGFPPEAFPIIATIGYLVDPPATMINATGDTVAAMLVTRMVEGKDWIKKNLG from the coding sequence ATGGCAGAATTGAATAAGAAAAAAAGTGTATGGGAAGCCTATCGTTTTTCTATTATTTTAATAGGGGCAATAATTTTAGGAAGTATCATTGGAACTGTAATGGGAGAGAAGGCAAAAGTATTTAAACCTTTTGGAGATTTATTTATCAATGGGATGTTTACAATAGTTGTACCATTAGTAATGGTAACTATAAGCAGTTCAATTTCTAGTATGAGTGATATGTCTAGATTAAAAAGTATTCTTAAGAACTTGATACTTATATTTGTTTCAACTGGATTTGTAGCTGCAATAATAATATTGATTATAGTGAATATTTTTCCACCAGCTCAAGGTGTAAATCTCAATATTCCAGCAGCAGAAGCATTAAAACCCTTTCAAACTGGCGATCAGATTGTAAGAGCAATAACTGTTACAGATTTTCCTGAACTTATTTCAAGAAAAAACATGCTTCCTCTTATTCTCTTCTCAATAGTATTTGGGTTATGTGTAAATATGGTTGGAGAAAAAGGAAGAAAAATTGCTGATGGCCTAGATGCATTAGCAGAAGTATTTTTAAAAATGATAAATTTATTAATGTATTATGCTCCAATAGGGTTAGGAGCTTATTTTGCAGCACTTGTAGGTGAATATGGAAAAGAATTAATAGGTTCATACACAAGAGCTATGATAGTTTATTATCCATTATGTTTTGCTTATTTTATTTTTATGTTTCCAGTATATGGATACATAGCAGGGGGAAAAGAAGGAGTAAAATCATTGAAACATCTTCTTTCACCAGCTATAACTTCTCTAGCTACTCAAAGTAGTATAGCTACTCTTCCAGTAAATTTAGAAGCAGCTGGAAAAATTGGGGTTCCTAAAGATATTAGAGAAATAGTACTTCCAATAGGAGCAACAGCACATATGGACGGAACAGTATTTAGTTCTATACTAAAAATTTCATTTTTATTTGGTATATTTGGAGTCCCATTTACTGGAGCAGGAACTTATATAAGTGCTATTCTTCTTTCTATAGTAGGTGGAGTGGTAATGTCAGGAGTTCCAGGGGGAGGTCTTATTGGAGAAATGCTTATAGTAACTATGTATGGATTCCCACCAGAAGCATTCCCTATTATTGCAACAATTGGATATCTTGTTGATCCACCTGCTACAATGATAAATGCAACTGGAGACACAGTAGCAGCTATGCTTGTAACAAGAATGGTAGAAGGTAAGGATTGGATTAAGAAAAATTTAGGATAA